ATCATCGACCACGTGGTCACGTCCGGCACGTTCGCCCTCGACGGCGGCGAATGGGACGTGGACAACAACATCTGGGTCTTCGGCGACGAAAACGAGGTCATCGTCGTCGACGCCGCGCACACTGCCCAGCCGATCATCGACGCCGTCGGCGGGCGCCGCGTGAAGGCCATCGTGTGCACCCACGCGCACAACGACCACATCACCGTCGCCCCGGAGCTGTCCGAGAAGCTCGACGCGCCGATCCTCGTCCACCCCGGCGACCAGATGCTGTGGGAGCAGACGTGGGGCGACCTCGGCCACGACACCCTGGAGCACGGCCAGAAGCTCGAGGTCGCGGGCACCGAGGTCATGGTGGTCAACACCCCGGGCCATTCCCCCGGTTCGTGCTGCCTGTACGTGCCGGAGGCCGGCGAGCTGTTCTCCGGCGACACGCTGTTCTCGGGCGGTCCCGGCGCGACGGGACGGTCGTTCTCGGACTTCGACACCATCATCGATTCCATCCGCGACAACCTGCTGACCCTGCCGGAGGAGACC
This genomic stretch from Corynebacterium hansenii harbors:
- a CDS encoding MBL fold metallo-hydrolase, producing the protein MSTESHDAAERIRKQGDLIIDHVVTSGTFALDGGEWDVDNNIWVFGDENEVIVVDAAHTAQPIIDAVGGRRVKAIVCTHAHNDHITVAPELSEKLDAPILVHPGDQMLWEQTWGDLGHDTLEHGQKLEVAGTEVMVVNTPGHSPGSCCLYVPEAGELFSGDTLFSGGPGATGRSFSDFDTIIDSIRDNLLTLPEETIVRTGHGDHTTIGREAPHLEEWIRRGY